A genomic stretch from Chloroflexota bacterium includes:
- a CDS encoding type II toxin-antitoxin system HicB family antitoxin has product MKVLSYRILLRPEPEGGYTVSVPSLPGCITYGQSVEEARQMAQEAIELYLETLLEDGAEVPSDDQTLEYTLLVSAHA; this is encoded by the coding sequence ATGAAAGTGCTTAGCTATCGAATCCTGCTACGGCCGGAGCCGGAGGGCGGCTACACGGTGAGCGTGCCTTCACTGCCGGGCTGTATCACGTACGGCCAAAGCGTTGAAGAGGCGCGCCAGATGGCGCAGGAAGCGATCGAACTCTATCTCGAAACATTGCTGGAAGATGGAGCCGAAGTGCCCAGCGATGATCAGACGCTAGAATACACCCTGCTGGTTTCTGCTCATGCCTAA
- a CDS encoding enoyl-CoA hydratase/isomerase family protein: MPLVNYTAVGAVAVLELNNPPVNAYTLDLLGELDAAIVRARGDDSVWVVVVRGAGERFFSAGPDARQFAAASARMRYHMALFASETFSRLEATPKLTIAALNGTALGGGLELALACDLRVAKRGERMQLGLPEANLGLMPGAGGTQRLPRLVGKSRAMEMLVTGRSVTPDHALTIGLVNRVCDEDGYDDAVMEYARQFLPPQHAAKAVGAIKRAVQAGLDGTAAEGIALERELLQQLFESADGEEGIRALLEKRTAVFTGA, translated from the coding sequence ATGCCGCTGGTGAACTACACGGCCGTTGGCGCGGTCGCCGTGCTCGAACTGAACAACCCGCCGGTCAACGCGTACACGCTGGATCTGCTGGGCGAGCTGGACGCGGCCATCGTGCGTGCGCGCGGTGACGACAGCGTCTGGGTCGTCGTCGTGCGCGGCGCGGGCGAGCGCTTCTTCAGCGCCGGCCCCGACGCCCGGCAGTTCGCCGCTGCCAGCGCCCGCATGCGCTACCACATGGCGCTGTTTGCTTCCGAGACGTTCAGCCGGCTGGAGGCCACGCCGAAGCTGACCATCGCCGCCCTCAACGGCACCGCGCTGGGCGGCGGGCTTGAACTGGCGCTGGCCTGCGATCTGCGTGTCGCCAAGCGTGGCGAGCGCATGCAGTTGGGTCTGCCGGAGGCCAATCTCGGCCTGATGCCGGGCGCGGGCGGCACCCAGCGCCTGCCGCGGCTGGTCGGCAAGAGCCGCGCGATGGAGATGCTCGTCACAGGCAGGTCGGTCACGCCGGACCATGCGCTGACAATCGGGTTGGTCAACCGCGTCTGCGACGAGGACGGCTACGACGATGCCGTGATGGAGTACGCGCGGCAGTTCCTGCCGCCGCAGCACGCGGCCAAAGCGGTCGGCGCCATCAAGCGCGCGGTTCAGGCGGGTCTGGACGGCACGGCCGCCGAAGGCATCGCGCTCGAGCGCGAGTTGCTCCAGCAACTGTTCGAGAGCGCGGATGGCGAAGAGGGAATTCGGGCGCTGCTGGAGAAGCGCACAGCCGTCTTCACGGGCGCGTAA
- the rfbB gene encoding dTDP-glucose 4,6-dehydratase, with translation MRNILVTGGAGFIGSNFVRYLLGKYPDYRIVVFDKLTYAGRVENLLAVDDDPRYAFVRGDIADAASVAAAMQQHQIDTIVNFAAESHVDRSILSADAFVRTDIYGAYVLLEAARQFKVERYHQISTDEVYGDVPEGYSKESDPFLPNSPYAASKASAELLIRSYFTTYNLPVVITRGSNTFGPYQYPEKLLPLFITNAIDDQPLPMYGDGLQVRDWLHVLDHCKGIDVVLHQGRLGEAYNIGGENEQHNIDVIRLMLRALGKPESLIRRVRDREGHDRRYALDTAKLRALGWAPRRDFEAAIGETVDWFRQNDWWWRPIKSGEYLEYYKQQYGERLAAAQPGSEGRYESA, from the coding sequence TTGCGCAACATTCTGGTCACTGGCGGCGCGGGCTTCATCGGCTCGAACTTCGTCCGCTATCTGCTCGGCAAATACCCGGACTACCGCATCGTCGTCTTCGACAAGCTCACGTATGCCGGGCGCGTCGAGAATCTGCTCGCTGTGGACGACGATCCGCGCTACGCCTTCGTGCGCGGCGACATCGCCGACGCGGCATCGGTCGCCGCCGCCATGCAGCAGCATCAGATCGACACGATCGTCAACTTCGCCGCCGAGTCGCACGTCGACCGCTCGATTCTGAGCGCCGACGCGTTCGTCAGGACCGACATCTACGGCGCCTACGTTCTGCTGGAGGCCGCGCGGCAGTTCAAGGTCGAGCGCTATCATCAGATCTCCACCGACGAGGTGTACGGCGATGTGCCGGAAGGGTACTCGAAAGAGAGCGACCCGTTCCTGCCGAACTCGCCATACGCCGCCAGCAAGGCGAGCGCAGAACTGCTGATCCGCTCGTACTTCACGACGTACAATTTGCCGGTCGTCATCACGCGCGGTTCTAACACCTTCGGGCCGTACCAGTACCCGGAGAAGCTGCTGCCGCTTTTCATCACCAACGCCATCGACGACCAGCCGCTGCCGATGTACGGCGACGGCCTGCAGGTGCGCGACTGGCTGCACGTGCTCGACCATTGCAAAGGCATCGACGTCGTGCTGCACCAGGGGCGGCTCGGTGAGGCATACAACATCGGCGGCGAGAACGAGCAGCACAACATCGATGTGATCCGCTTGATGCTGCGCGCGCTCGGCAAGCCGGAATCGCTGATCCGGCGTGTGCGCGACCGCGAAGGCCACGACCGCCGCTACGCGCTCGATACCGCCAAGCTGCGCGCGCTCGGCTGGGCGCCGCGCCGCGACTTCGAGGCGGCCATCGGCGAGACCGTCGACTGGTTCCGCCAGAACGACTGGTGGTGGCGGCCGATCAAGTCCGGCGAGTATCTGGAATACTACAAGCAGCAGTACGGCGAGCGGCTGGCCGCCGCCCAGCCAGGGAGCGAGGGCCGGTATGAAAGTGCTTAG
- a CDS encoding type II toxin-antitoxin system HicA family toxin: protein MPKLPALTSQAVISVLEQRGFKLRRSKGSHQIYFHPASRRRVTVPFHRGPLPVGTLRSILREAGIEPDELREML, encoded by the coding sequence ATGCCTAAGCTGCCGGCGCTCACGTCGCAAGCCGTCATCAGCGTTCTGGAACAGCGAGGCTTCAAGTTGCGGCGAAGCAAAGGGAGTCATCAGATATACTTTCATCCCGCATCCCGCAGGCGTGTCACGGTGCCGTTCCATCGTGGCCCATTGCCTGTCGGGACGCTCCGCTCGATTTTACGCGAAGCCGGCATTGAGCCGGACGAACTGCGAGAGATGCTATAG
- a CDS encoding thioredoxin domain-containing protein yields the protein MDQQYIQKGIVRLGYVHFAFLGAESQWAAEASECAGEQGKFWEYHDYLFTHQKGENKGAFSKDNLKGFATELKVDAARFNACVDSSKFEAVVKAETLSAESIGVQSTPVFLVGGRPVMGAYPFEEFQKLIEAAR from the coding sequence ATCGACCAGCAGTATATCCAGAAGGGCATCGTCCGGCTGGGCTACGTGCATTTCGCTTTTCTTGGCGCTGAGTCACAGTGGGCCGCCGAGGCGAGCGAGTGCGCCGGCGAGCAGGGAAAGTTCTGGGAGTATCATGACTACCTGTTTACGCACCAGAAGGGCGAGAACAAGGGCGCATTTTCCAAAGACAACCTGAAAGGGTTTGCGACGGAGCTTAAGGTCGACGCGGCGCGCTTCAACGCCTGCGTGGATTCGAGCAAGTTCGAAGCGGTCGTGAAGGCCGAGACCTTGTCTGCGGAATCGATCGGCGTGCAGAGCACCCCGGTCTTCCTGGTCGGCGGCCGCCCGGTGATGGGCGCGTACCCGTTCGAGGAGTTCCAGAAACTGATTGAAGCGGCCCGTTAG
- a CDS encoding DUF2961 domain-containing protein: MHMGNLSRLSRAQTRSISPENFSGEQGAGGMATEGTGLEHATGLGRGWKISPSIRIQAKETRTLADMAGMGAIQHIWMTPTGTWRYCILRIYWDDQTTPSVECPLGDFFANGWGQYAQVSSLAVCVNPRSGLNTYWEMPFRKRCRMTLTNLGDEPMTLYYQITYALTDVPDDAAYFHAQFRRTNPVPYGEVVTILDGVRGQGHYVGTYMAVGVNNSGWWGEGEIKFYMDGDREFPTICGTGTEDYFCGSYNWDLGKENGGYREYTTPYAGLSQVLRPDGLYRSQMRFGAYRWHIADPIRFALDVRVTIQMIGWRADRRYLPLQDDVSSVAYWYQSLPSAPFPLLPARDVLEII, from the coding sequence ATGCACATGGGCAATCTGTCGCGCCTGTCGCGCGCGCAGACACGCTCCATCAGCCCGGAGAACTTCAGCGGCGAGCAGGGCGCGGGCGGTATGGCGACCGAGGGCACGGGCCTGGAGCACGCGACCGGACTGGGGCGCGGCTGGAAGATCTCGCCATCGATCCGCATTCAGGCTAAAGAAACGCGCACGCTGGCCGATATGGCCGGCATGGGCGCCATCCAGCATATCTGGATGACGCCGACCGGCACCTGGCGTTACTGCATCCTGCGCATTTACTGGGACGATCAGACGACCCCATCGGTCGAGTGCCCGCTGGGCGACTTCTTCGCCAACGGCTGGGGCCAGTACGCGCAGGTGTCGTCGCTGGCGGTCTGCGTCAATCCGCGCAGCGGGCTTAACACGTACTGGGAGATGCCGTTCCGCAAGCGCTGCCGCATGACGCTGACCAATCTCGGCGATGAGCCGATGACGCTCTACTACCAGATCACCTACGCCCTGACCGATGTGCCGGACGACGCGGCCTACTTCCACGCGCAGTTTCGGCGCACCAACCCGGTCCCGTACGGCGAGGTGGTCACGATTCTGGACGGCGTGCGCGGGCAGGGCCACTACGTCGGCACCTATATGGCGGTCGGCGTCAACAACAGCGGGTGGTGGGGCGAGGGCGAGATCAAGTTTTACATGGACGGCGACCGCGAGTTCCCGACGATCTGCGGCACGGGCACCGAGGATTACTTCTGCGGCTCGTATAACTGGGATCTCGGCAAGGAGAACGGCGGCTACCGCGAGTACACCACGCCGTATGCCGGGTTGTCACAGGTCTTGCGCCCTGACGGTCTGTACCGCTCGCAGATGCGCTTCGGCGCGTACCGCTGGCACATCGCCGACCCGATCCGCTTCGCGCTGGACGTGCGCGTGACGATCCAGATGATCGGCTGGCGCGCCGACCGCCGCTACCTGCCGCTGCAGGATGACGTTTCTTCGGTCGCGTACTGGTACCAGTCGTTGCCGTCGGCGCCGTTCCCGCTGCTGCCCGCGCGCGACGTTCTGGAGATCATCTAG